In Marinitoga sp. 38H-ov, a genomic segment contains:
- a CDS encoding GGDEF domain-containing protein encodes MNKKYLRNILYTNSIVIIFFMGIFMIISIFISTNILFKKIYNSTIQNSVKSISDLYNKNMKYFEYFSTKYQNIISELLDESYSNYINNEQFYSNEIIEILNKVGIFKRIDYYIINKNGIIIETSYEKDLGLNLANRVPNYWNNLIEELNKTNKYIEGISFEIKTNNPRIYGYLKMDDGNIFEIGVLIDERAIPNFPKTVSEINLNFIKSIYTYNISFIPFSLDFPFLGDEDKDIFNNLEYSKGEIKTYYLKESSDGKYSYVYIKWIPDIIEGKEFNFSVLTKISIDLSNLVRLKNIIIFILLIIIFFIIFLLTLYLSNITKKIERPLLKLIKNIEDGKIDEKFETNILEIDTLIKYYTHLVNSLIEKLKIEEKEYNILKEKLLNIEKEKDLLYDMALKDDLTKLFNKKGSIQIIQKLILNKENFSVIYLELDNYNSILEKFGVNEANDAIISLVEVMKKIFRERDFIFKIDENEFLILLRLVNIEIAQKILKRFVDALKKFNITSDKQYKISISYGIIEYKDQSVEGIFEDARKKMEIMKKKKIELLKRITDNNQEDD; translated from the coding sequence GTGAATAAAAAATATTTGAGAAATATATTATATACAAATTCTATTGTAATAATATTTTTTATGGGAATATTTATGATTATATCAATATTTATATCTACAAATATTTTATTTAAAAAAATATATAACTCTACTATACAAAATTCTGTTAAATCTATATCTGATCTATATAATAAAAACATGAAATATTTTGAATATTTTAGTACAAAATACCAAAATATTATATCAGAATTATTAGATGAATCATATAGTAATTATATAAATAATGAACAGTTTTATTCAAATGAAATAATAGAAATTTTAAATAAAGTAGGAATCTTTAAAAGAATTGATTACTATATAATAAATAAAAATGGAATAATTATTGAAACAAGTTATGAAAAAGATTTGGGACTTAATTTGGCTAATAGAGTACCAAATTATTGGAATAACTTAATAGAGGAATTAAATAAAACTAATAAATATATTGAAGGAATTTCTTTTGAAATAAAAACAAATAATCCAAGGATTTATGGATATTTAAAAATGGATGATGGTAATATATTTGAAATAGGTGTATTAATTGATGAAAGAGCAATACCGAATTTTCCTAAAACAGTCTCTGAAATTAATTTAAATTTTATTAAATCTATTTATACTTACAATATTTCTTTTATACCTTTTTCTTTAGATTTTCCGTTTTTAGGTGATGAAGATAAAGATATTTTTAATAATTTGGAATATTCTAAAGGTGAAATAAAAACATATTACTTAAAAGAAAGCTCTGATGGTAAATATTCTTATGTATATATTAAATGGATTCCAGATATTATTGAAGGTAAAGAATTTAATTTTTCTGTATTAACAAAAATAAGTATTGATTTATCAAATTTAGTTAGATTGAAAAATATTATAATTTTTATTCTTCTAATAATAATATTTTTTATAATATTCTTATTAACATTATATCTTAGTAATATAACCAAAAAGATAGAGAGACCATTATTAAAATTAATAAAGAATATTGAAGATGGAAAAATAGATGAAAAGTTTGAAACAAATATATTAGAAATAGATACTTTAATAAAATATTATACTCATTTAGTGAATAGTTTAATAGAAAAATTGAAAATTGAAGAAAAGGAATATAATATTTTAAAGGAAAAATTATTAAATATAGAAAAAGAAAAAGATTTGCTATATGATATGGCATTAAAAGATGATTTAACAAAATTATTTAATAAGAAGGGGTCTATTCAAATAATACAGAAGTTAATATTGAATAAAGAGAATTTTAGTGTAATATATTTAGAACTAGATAATTACAATAGCATATTAGAAAAATTTGGGGTTAATGAGGCTAATGATGCTATAATTTCATTGGTTGAAGTTATGAAAAAAATATTTAGAGAGAGAGATTTTATATTTAAGATTGATGAAAATGAATTTTTAATTTTATTGAGATTAGTAAATATTGAAATTGCACAAAAAATATTAAAAAGATTTGTAGATGCTTTAAAAAAATTTAATATAACTAGTGATAAGCAGTATAAAATTTCAATAAGTTATGGTATTATTGAATATAAAGATCAAAGTGTTGAGGGTATTTTTGAAGATGCAAGAAAAAAGATGGAAATAATGAAAAAGAAAAAAATTGAGTTATTAAAAAGAATAACAGATAATAATCAGGAGGATGATTAA
- a CDS encoding MBL fold metallo-hydrolase — MKLIPFYSKDDIKVYMLILPPFGTNSYIIQKNRTIIVIDPGKGINIINNYLDIEGYKNKGILITHTHFDHIYGLNELKDFNIFIPEKEEEGLKNPAKNLIYLINEEIEFKVNHNIIYEGYHNIGDLKFIATYFPGHTPGSMVYDFGDFIFTGDFIFSNSIGRTDLPYGDEKLMFKSIDKFKKYIKSKEGKTIIFPGHMDICNINYLIENNLFLGGCA; from the coding sequence ATGAAGTTAATCCCTTTTTATTCTAAAGATGATATTAAAGTTTATATGCTTATACTACCACCTTTTGGTACTAATTCCTATATTATACAAAAAAATAGAACAATAATTGTAATTGATCCAGGTAAAGGAATTAATATTATTAATAATTATTTAGATATAGAAGGTTATAAAAATAAGGGGATATTAATTACACATACACACTTTGATCATATATATGGATTGAATGAATTAAAAGATTTTAATATTTTTATTCCAGAAAAAGAAGAGGAAGGATTAAAAAATCCTGCAAAAAATTTGATTTATCTTATTAATGAGGAAATTGAATTTAAAGTTAATCATAACATAATATATGAAGGGTATCATAATATTGGAGATTTAAAATTCATTGCTACATATTTTCCGGGGCATACACCTGGATCTATGGTATATGACTTTGGAGATTTTATATTTACAGGAGATTTTATTTTCTCAAATAGTATTGGGAGAACTGATTTGCCATATGGAGATGAGAAATTAATGTTTAAATCAATAGACAAATTTAAAAAATACATAAAAAGTAAGGAAGGAAAAACTATTATTTTTCCAGGGCACATGGATATTTGTAATATAAATTATTTAATTGAAAATAATTTATTTTTAGGAGGTTGCGCATGA
- the purB gene encoding adenylosuccinate lyase: MIERYSLSPMKDIWSEEEKFRRWLEVELSVIEAFEEMGIAPKGTAEKIRMNSKIDVEKILEIESVVDHDVIAFIKSITDNMGDEARYFHKGLTSSDIVDTALSLGLKRAGELILEELIVLSNILKEKAIKYKYLYTVGRTHGVHAEPTSFGLKLLSYLAELERNISRLKISIENISYGKLSGAVGNYANIDPEIEYIALNKLGLKPEIVATQVVPRDRHAEFLSVLALIGAGIERIAVEIRHLQKTEVLEAQEPFKKGQRGSSAMPHKKNPILCERLTGMARMLRSYTVAGYENISLWHERDISHSSVERVFLPDATLITFYMVKKTQYLIDNLIVNEDRIKETFEKSYNLVYSQRVLLSLIDKGISRENGYKFVQKYALEAWETRRDFKELLWNDKEIKNLFTKEEFDEIFTPNYYLRNIDKIYSKLGL; the protein is encoded by the coding sequence ATGATTGAAAGATATTCATTGTCTCCTATGAAGGATATATGGAGTGAAGAAGAAAAATTTCGAAGATGGTTAGAGGTGGAATTATCAGTAATAGAAGCTTTTGAAGAAATGGGAATTGCTCCAAAAGGCACAGCTGAGAAAATTAGAATGAATTCTAAAATTGATGTTGAAAAAATATTAGAAATTGAAAGTGTTGTTGATCATGATGTTATAGCGTTTATAAAATCAATAACAGATAATATGGGGGATGAAGCTAGATATTTTCATAAAGGGTTAACATCATCTGATATAGTTGATACAGCATTATCTTTGGGATTAAAAAGAGCTGGTGAATTAATATTAGAAGAATTAATCGTATTATCAAATATATTAAAAGAAAAGGCGATTAAATATAAATATTTATATACAGTTGGTAGAACACATGGTGTGCATGCTGAACCAACATCATTTGGATTAAAATTATTATCCTATTTAGCTGAATTAGAAAGAAATATATCTAGATTGAAAATATCAATTGAAAATATTTCATATGGTAAATTGAGTGGCGCGGTAGGGAATTATGCTAATATTGATCCTGAAATAGAATATATAGCATTAAATAAACTGGGATTAAAACCAGAAATTGTTGCAACTCAAGTTGTTCCAAGAGATAGACATGCCGAATTTTTATCTGTGTTAGCTTTAATTGGTGCGGGGATTGAAAGGATTGCAGTTGAAATAAGACATTTGCAAAAAACGGAGGTTTTAGAAGCTCAAGAACCTTTCAAAAAAGGTCAAAGAGGATCTTCGGCTATGCCTCATAAAAAAAATCCTATATTATGTGAAAGATTGACAGGTATGGCAAGAATGCTCAGAAGTTATACTGTAGCTGGATATGAAAATATATCTTTATGGCATGAAAGAGATATTTCTCATTCTTCAGTTGAGAGAGTATTTTTACCTGATGCAACATTAATAACCTTTTATATGGTTAAAAAAACCCAATATCTCATAGATAATCTTATTGTTAATGAGGATAGGATTAAAGAAACATTTGAAAAATCATATAATTTAGTTTATTCACAAAGAGTCTTATTATCCTTAATTGACAAGGGAATAAGTAGAGAAAATGGATATAAATTTGTTCAAAAATATGCATTGGAAGCTTGGGAAACAAGGAGAGATTTCAAGGAATTATTATGGAATGATAAAGAAATAAAAAATTTATTTACTAAAGAAGAATTTGATGAAATCTTTACTCCAAATTATTATTTAAGAAATATAGATAAAATTTATTCTAAATTAGGATTATAA
- the ispE gene encoding 4-(cytidine 5'-diphospho)-2-C-methyl-D-erythritol kinase: protein MLLKAYAKVNLFLDVISKRNDGYHNILTLFHSIPLYDEIDIEFSEREMFTSSPILNFSWENNIIKKAIDTFKKMTGYNFDLKIHLRKKLPQGGGIGGGSADAAAILSFLKKHFKISNSDIIEIGSKVGGDVPFLIFGGAAIAEGIGEKLTFLDPLNLNFEFNFPGINISTPKMYNEIDNNWDNLIKFGDPYILYNAFKEKNKEKIRENSFNIFEQVVFKKYPKLKKIKENMENDSIISLMSGSGSTIFAIK from the coding sequence ATGCTTTTAAAAGCATATGCAAAAGTTAATCTTTTTCTTGATGTAATATCAAAAAGGAATGATGGCTATCATAATATTTTAACATTATTTCATAGCATACCACTATATGATGAAATAGATATTGAATTTTCAGAAAGGGAAATGTTCACATCTAGTCCTATACTAAATTTTTCTTGGGAAAATAATATAATAAAAAAAGCTATTGATACTTTTAAAAAAATGACAGGTTATAATTTTGATTTAAAAATACATCTTAGAAAAAAGTTACCTCAAGGCGGAGGAATTGGAGGAGGAAGCGCCGATGCCGCTGCTATATTATCGTTTTTAAAAAAACATTTTAAAATAAGTAACTCGGATATTATAGAGATCGGATCAAAAGTAGGAGGAGATGTCCCATTTTTAATATTTGGCGGAGCTGCTATAGCAGAAGGTATTGGTGAAAAATTAACTTTTTTAGATCCTTTAAATTTAAATTTTGAATTCAATTTCCCAGGTATTAATATATCTACTCCAAAAATGTATAATGAAATTGATAATAATTGGGATAATTTAATAAAATTTGGAGATCCGTACATTTTATATAATGCTTTTAAAGAAAAAAACAAAGAAAAAATAAGAGAAAATTCTTTTAATATATTTGAACAAGTTGTTTTTAAAAAATATCCAAAATTAAAAAAAATAAAAGAAAATATGGAAAATGATTCTATAATATCTTTAATGAGCGGTTCTGGAAGCACTATATTCGCAATAAAATAA
- a CDS encoding NUDIX domain-containing protein translates to MKEKVWVVDNEILKDISFYNGFTIVEQNSLEKIFNNAYFIDRDIAEIDESKKQIIPYVIIKNEKNQILVVQRTKKQTEKRLHNLYSVGIGGHINPIDKNNIPEITFYNGLNRELNEELYINNLKSLEYVGLILDDTTEVSRVHLGILFIAYVTSADIKEKENFNELWLNDSEFENFNGNFEGWSKIALRALEVI, encoded by the coding sequence ATGAAGGAAAAGGTTTGGGTTGTAGATAATGAAATATTAAAAGATATTAGCTTTTATAATGGTTTTACAATTGTCGAACAAAATTCTCTTGAAAAAATATTTAACAATGCTTATTTTATAGATAGAGATATTGCAGAAATAGACGAATCTAAAAAACAAATAATACCATATGTAATTATTAAAAATGAAAAAAATCAAATTTTAGTAGTTCAAAGAACAAAAAAACAAACAGAAAAAAGGCTGCATAATTTATATAGTGTTGGAATTGGAGGTCATATTAATCCTATTGACAAAAATAATATTCCTGAAATAACTTTTTACAATGGTTTAAATAGGGAATTAAATGAAGAATTATATATAAATAATCTTAAATCTCTTGAATATGTTGGACTTATTTTAGATGATACAACAGAAGTATCTAGAGTTCATCTAGGTATTTTATTTATTGCATATGTAACTAGTGCAGATATAAAAGAAAAAGAAAATTTCAACGAATTATGGTTAAATGATTCAGAATTTGAAAACTTCAATGGAAATTTTGAAGGATGGTCTAAAATAGCTTTAAGAGCTCTTGAGGTGATTTAA
- the hslV gene encoding ATP-dependent protease subunit HslV, whose product MELRGTTIVGIRKNGKTVIAGDGQITLGNTIFKGTARKVRRLGEGKVIAGFAGSVADALALFERFETKYRANAGNLLKAAVELSKDWRTDKVLRKLEAMLLVGDKDYLLLISGNGEVIEPEENVMAIGSGGPYALAAAKALMQNTDLDAKEIAEKALKIAGEICIYTNQNITVEVIE is encoded by the coding sequence ATGGAATTAAGAGGAACTACAATTGTAGGTATTAGAAAAAATGGAAAAACAGTAATTGCTGGTGACGGTCAAATAACTTTAGGAAACACTATTTTTAAAGGTACAGCAAGAAAAGTTAGAAGACTAGGCGAAGGTAAAGTTATTGCTGGTTTTGCTGGATCTGTCGCAGATGCACTTGCGTTATTTGAAAGATTTGAAACAAAATATAGAGCTAACGCTGGAAATCTTTTAAAAGCCGCAGTTGAACTTTCAAAAGATTGGAGAACTGATAAGGTTTTAAGAAAATTAGAAGCAATGTTATTAGTAGGCGATAAGGATTATTTATTATTAATTTCTGGAAACGGTGAAGTTATTGAACCAGAAGAAAATGTTATGGCAATTGGTTCAGGAGGGCCTTATGCTTTAGCTGCAGCAAAAGCATTAATGCAAAATACTGACTTAGATGCAAAAGAAATAGCTGAAAAAGCTTTAAAAATAGCCGGGGAAATTTGTATTTATACAAATCAAAATATTACTGTGGAGGTTATTGAATGA